GGATAATCGTATTGAAATTGTTACTTAATTCACTTTAGAAAATCCGCCATCAGTTTTTTAGCCTTTTCCCAGTTATCATGGTTGATACAATATTTGATAAAAGGGGGCTCCACCTCGCCCTGAATCAAACCGGCATACTTCAACTCCTTTAGGTGTTGCGAAAGTGTAGAGCGTCCGATAGGCAACTCCTCCACCAAATCGCCACTGTAACAACAGGCGTTCATGTGTGCCAGTTTCTTCAGGATGAAAATACGCACAGGATGG
The nucleotide sequence above comes from Desulfonatronum sp. SC1. Encoded proteins:
- a CDS encoding helix-turn-helix transcriptional regulator, with amino-acid sequence MPQTLSKTEFDADVLELAQLTKAMSHPVRIFILKKLAHMNACCYSGDLVEELPIGRSTLSQHLKELKYAGLIQGEVEPPFIKYCINHDNWEKAKKLMADFLK